In Topomyia yanbarensis strain Yona2022 chromosome 2, ASM3024719v1, whole genome shotgun sequence, one DNA window encodes the following:
- the LOC131679994 gene encoding uncharacterized protein LOC131679994, which translates to MATKTEKKLSEYVIQRKGILVVQKAVEKFAEDFDCDRDACQIPIRLDSLDRIYKEFLEVQGQIELYDKSEMLDTHLEERMDFETRYCRVKGFLLSNRVTDPNQTMLNNTMATPAHGSSSFHLRLPKIDLPKFNGDFSRWLAFRDTYTSMIHSNTDIPTVAKLQYLLQSLEGEARKPFESVDIEADNYASTWEALLKRYDNKRFLKRQLFRALYDLPPINQESPQEIHALADDFHRHVRALAKLGEPVHYWDTPLVNLLCYKLDSTTLRAWEEKTSNNDDVTYEMLIEFLYQRARMLTSVITDLRYRSQQPVTAKVAGSIPTPQPFKVAYKAATVESSSSAPCLACPEKHLLFQCPAFSEMSICQRRELVSQKRLCWNCFRTGHQARNCTSVFSCRNCHEKHHSLLHEPVPSNMQSTPVVAASQPLPSTSAIAGPSSSVNPNSQVSLSAQAEHSTVLLETVCLLVVDQNGKEIPVRALLDSGSMCNLITNKLANSLNLRRTKVDIAVAGIGESTKQIKFQLTAKIKSKSTPYSTKLEFLILKRPTVNLPTAPIDISTWNLPKLSLADPRFHIPSDIDMVVGGEAYHELHPGSKRSLGEGLPLLIETVFGWTVSGKISIDHPTVSRVCHLTTVDRSSEQALQKFQELEAVEPCSVYSVEEKQCKKLYATTTTRDSFGRYLVHLPLTRDPLVNLGESRAIAERHFLSLEKRLEHDSPTKDANCNFIDEYA; encoded by the coding sequence ATGGCGACTAAAACAGAAAAGAAGCTGTCAGAGTACGTGATACAGCGGAAGGGGATCCTCGTAGTGCAGAAGGCAGTGGAGAAGTTTGCGGAGGATTTCGATTGCGATCGGGATGCCTGCCAAATACCAATTCGTCTCGATTCACTGGACCGAATCTACAAGGAGTTCCTGGAGGTACAAGGACAGATTGAGCTGTACGATAAGTCGGAGATGCTAGATACCCACTTGGAAGAACGCATGGATTTCGAGACGCGTTATTGCAGGGTTAAAGGTTTTCTACTGTCCAATCGCGTTACTGATCCCAACCAAACCATGCTGAACAACACAATGGCGACCCCTGCTCACGGTTCGTCTTCTTTCCACCTACGCTTACCCAAGATCGACCTACCTAAGTTTAACGGTGATTTCTCGCGATGGCTCGCATTCCGTGACACGTACACGTCGATGATTCATAGCAACACAGATATTCCGACGGTTGCGAAGCTGCAGTACCTGTTGCAGTCACTAGAGGGAGAAGCCCGAAAACCATTCGAGTCCGTAGACATAGAAGCGGACAACTACGCATCGACTTGGGAAGCATTGCTGAAACGGTACGACAACAAGCGGTTCTTGAAGCGTCAGCTCTTCCGAGCTCTGTACGACCTTCCACCAATTAATCAAGAAAGTCCCCAAGAAATTCACGCTTTGGCTGACGATTTCCACCGACATGTAAGGGCCTTGGCAAAGTTAGGCGAGCCAGTCCATTATTGGGACACCCCGTTGGTCAACCTCCTTTGTTACAAGCTGGATTCAACTACACTACGTGCTTGGGAGGAGAAAACCAGCAATAACGACGATGTGACCTATGAAATGCTGATCGAATTCCTCTACCAACGTGCCCGTATGCTGACGTCCGTTATAACCGATCTGCGATATCGGTCCCAACAACCGGTTACAGCCAAGGTGGCCGGTTCCATTCCAACCCCGCAACCGTTCAAGGTGGCATACAAGGCAGCCACCGTTGAATCGAGCTCCAGTGCTCCGTGTCTCGCCTGTCCGGAGAAGCATTTGCTCTTTCAATGTCCAGCATTTTCCGAGATGTCCATCTGCCAGCGTCGTGAGCTGGTTTCCCAGAAACGTCTGTGCTGGAATTGCTTCCGTACTGGACACCAAGCCAGGAACTGTACCTCCGTGTTCTCCTGCCGTAACTGCCATGAAAAACACCACTCCCTGCTGCACGAGCCAGTACCATCGAACATGCAATCTACTCCTGTCGTGGCAGCAAGCCAGCCTCTTCCCTCGACGTCCGCCATCGCTGGCCCTTCCAGCTCGGTGAATCCGAACAGCCAAGTGAGCCTGTCGGCCCAGGCTGAGCACAGCACAGTTTTGCTGGAAACGGTTTGCCTCCTCGTCGTAGACCAGAACGGCAAGGAAATACCCGTACGTGCACTGTTAGATTCAGGATCCATGTGCAACTTAATCACCAACAAGCTTGCAAATTCCCTGAATCTCCGACGCACCAAAGTGGACATCGCAGTAGCTGGTATAGGTGAATCCACCAAGCAAATCAAGTTCCAATTGACTGCTAAGATCAAGTCGAAGTCGACACCGTACTCCACCAAGCTTGAGTTCCTGATCCTCAAGAGACCGACGGTCAACCTTCCGACCGCTCCGATCGACATTTCCACGTGGAATCTTCCTAAGTTGTCGTTGGCAGATCCAAGATTCCATATTCCATCCGACATTGACATGGTTGTCGGTGGTGAAGCGTACCACGAGCTCCATCCTGGCAGCAAGCGTTCCCTGGGAGAGGGATTACCGTTGCTAATAGAAACGGTGTTTGGATGGACTGTTTCCGGGAAGATATCCATCGATCATCCCACCGTTTCCCGCGTCTGCCATCTGACCACTGTCGATCGAAGCTCAGAACAAGCGTTGCAGAAATTCCAGGAGCTAGAAGCTGTTGAGCCGTGTTCTGTGTATTCCGTAGAAGAAAAACAGTGTAAAAAACTTTACGCCACTACCACCACTCGCGATTCGTTCGGTCGTTATCTCGTTCATTTGCCACTCACTCGTGATCCGCTAGTCAATCTCGGCGAATCCAGAGCCATCGCCGAACGTCATTTCCTGAGCCTAGAGAAGCGACTAGAGCATGATTCACCCACCAAGGACGCAAACTGCAATTTCATCGACGAATACGCATGA